The Rosa rugosa chromosome 1, drRosRugo1.1, whole genome shotgun sequence genomic sequence ttaagcccaatttctatgtttgaataaaaattgtgatttctttatgttgatttttatgttgcttatgtgagattgcttaattgattttggattatggaaaacttttatatgtatgtgttctttgatggccaacttaggatatatgcatgtaattggtgctagatttaagtagtaaaggctttggacaaaagtcgaaatcaattaaggaggattgcaaatagatggactttttcatactaggttgtgcactttggttgacatcctttctttgttcttcatgcattgaatgtgttcttgattagctagttttctagactatgattgcatgttcaataggtttaatttaggtgctttcacttagattaaatattcaaggaaagtaaaatatgggaaatcatttgcttcgaatgtttcacatggtcaacttatttctcatgacatagataatcaactataggaattgtaattggatttcattcatatgattgtagttttgatctttgtttcttgtgttccacccttgtatatgtgtttttacactttctttatttcatttaattttaattccaattctataatctcaaaacccccctttttatattaacttgtatatatttttattctttattttatttttgtacataatactttttactttattattttaattctttatttattttttgacaatgacaggtgtaccctcaatccccggaatagaacgatccctatttgcttatactactaacgatgttttcagggttaaattatgcgcttgctttgagcgtaccAAGCAAGTCAACTCTCCATTAAAACAAATCTGAAAACTAGTTGACGTAATGCAGTGCATAATGAGCTTAACAAGAGACTGAGGAAATTGAGCTTCATATAAAACCATCTCAATGAAGTCCCATCTCAATCTATCATAAGCTttagataaatcaaccttccaaGCAAAAAAGCCCAAATTTCCAGAAGATCTTCTGAATTTAAAAAGCATTTCTTGAGCAATCATAACATTATCAGAAATGTGCCTGCCAGGAACATAACTTACCTGATTAGGGCTGATTAAGTGCTGCATCAAGGGCCTTATACGAGCAACAATGATCTTGGAGATGACTTTATAGATGGTAGTGCACAAGCTGATGGGTCTAAAGTTAGCCATATGCTGAGGGCCATCAATTTTAGGAATCAGAGAAATGATAGTATGATTCAGGCCAGGGGGGATTTTACAGGAACTAAAAGCATCATGAACAACTTGAAAAATTTCACCAGAATAGGTTTGCCAATGATTCTGGTAAAAGATGGCAGGAAAACCATCATGGCCAGGAGCTTTGAGGCCACCAATAGCAAACAAAGACTCTTTGACCTCCAACAAAGTAATAGGCTGACAGATGTTATCTAAGGTGACCTGATCGATAGGAGGGAACAACCAAGGAATGATAAATCTGATATCATCAACATCTTTAAGAGAGAATAGATCAAcaaaaaaatcaacagagaTTTTTTTCATAGTGGCAGAATCAGTGAACCAGTTACCATTCTTATCAAATAAGccctcaattttatttttccttcttctaACAAGAGTAGTTAGATGGAAGAACCTGGTATTTCTATCTCCACCTTGCAGCCATTTGTCTCTGGATTTTTGTCTCCAGAAAAGGTTCTCTTGATCTCTGATGGTCTCATATTCCTGAATAAGATCAGCTTCCAGATTAATCAAAAAAAGATTTTCATGTCTATCTCTGGCCCTTTGAATGCCACCAATTCTAGCCAAAATTCTTTTTTTCCTgtgaaaagtgaccaaaaacctCTTTATTCCATTTAGCAAGAGCAACAGAAAGGGCTTGAACTTTAGCAGAAAAATCACCAGTAAGAGAATTCCAAGTAGAAGAGACAAAATCAGCATAGTTAGCATGAGAGAACCACATAGCCTGAAATCTAAAAGGAATAGCCTCTCTATTAACAAAGTTATTGGAGTAGAGCTGCATCAGAATAGGGCAGTGATCTGATCTAGTCTTGGGAAGGTGTTGGATAAAGGCTTCAGCAAAAGAAGACCTCCAAGAACAATTACAAAAACCTCTATCCAGTCTCTCTTTAACTCTGTTATTACTCCAGGTAAAGCGAGATCCTTGAAATCCCATATCAATCAAGGCATTCCTATTGACCCAATCCCTGAAACCACCAAACCTTCCAGTAAAAGGACCACAACTTTTGTCATCAATTGAAATCAATTCATTAAAATCTCCAATAAACATACAAGGGAGATTAATATCAGCAATGAGATGATCAAGGTAAGGCCACAGATCAGCTCTAACCGAATTAGTAGGGCTAGCATAGATCACAGTGAGCATCCAACTAGGCTTGCCAGGAAGAGAAACTTTCACGGAGACAGATTGGAAATTTTTGTCAATGAAATCAACATGAACTTTGAGACTGTTCCATAGTAACCAAATACCACCAGAAAAGCCCTCAGCTTCAACAACTCTAAAGTCAGAAAAACCAAGTTTTTTTAGAGTATCTCGAGCCTTAATGAATTGAACACGAGGTTCACAGATAGCTAAAATATCCACAGAATGTAAATTAACCAAGTCCGCAATAGCAGATCGAAAATTCTCACTTCCAGCACCTCTGGCATTCCAAAATAAGACTTTAAACATTGAGAGGCAATGAAAGAGAGGGTAGACACCCTAGTTAAGCATCAACCATTCCCTCCCCATCATGGGAAGGCAGGTTGTCCTCAATTGTCAACATGCTATTATCAGCAAAAGTTTTCTCCACAAATTTATCGGAATCCTTATCAGTGGATAACAGCAAGTCGTCCTTTGATACGGTCTCCTCAGGTGGACAATGGCCAAATATGGCAGAGATCCCATCACCAAGAGCATTAGACCCCATATTTTCAAATGAGAGTTTCTTGAAAACATTAGTCTGATGTTTAGTGACAGAAGGGCAATGCcctttagattttctttggtaaTGCATGTCAACTTTAGATCCACTACAACTTCCAATATTTGAAACATCTTTCATAGGAATTCTAGAGAGGTTTTTACTTTTCACATTAGAATTGTTAGAAAAACCAGATGCAAGCTTAGTAGGGGAGAGCGTACCAGACAGTTCAGAGTTCTTCAAAGTGGCATTAGAGGCAGTAGCAGATTTAGCTTTAGTGGACACAGGGGcaactttcttcttctcttggaAACTCTGCCAACGCTTAACAATAGAAGGTGTGGTTGCAGCAGGATTGTCCTCAACAGTCTTCTCAGGCATTTCAGAATCCATGCCACCCTCATCCTGCAAAACCGAAAATCTAGACCCAGAATTTCCAGACTTTTTGGCAGCACCAGAATCactatttttcttcttgttccTGTAGCTCATAAGCATCCAAGGACCCATATCTTCCTTAATCACATCACAAGAAGGAGGATGGATTAGCTCATTCTGCCCATTGGCCATATTCACATCAGCAAGGATTACACCATCAGAGTCATTAGCATGGAGGAGAGCAGTAGCACTATTGATATCTTGTTGGGTAACATTAGCACCTGCAGTAGACTTGAGTGTAGGACATTTATCTTTGGAGTGACCAAAGCAACCACATTCAAAGCAAATTAAGGAGATGCCTTCATACACAACATTATATGCAGCAGATTCAACTTCAACATATGGGCGCAGAGGCTTGCTTAAATCAATTTCAATACAAACACGGGCAAATTGTCCTCTAGATTGTCCAATAGTAAGCTTGTCAACCTTCACAACATCACCAAGGATCTTCCCAATTTTGGCCACAGTAAATTCCTTAAAGTACTTGACAGGCAACCCGAAAATTCTGACCCATAAAGCCATTTTCCCAATAAACTCATTCATAGGATCAAAGTCAGGCCTCCATTTTTTCACAATCAAAGTctgcccaaccaaaatccaagGACCCCCACACAAGGCATAGTTCATATCTTCTTCTAAATTGAATTTGACAATGAAAAAATCATTAGGAAGGTCAATGAGTTGCCAACCTCCTTTTACTTGCCACTTCCTTCGTAATCCTCTCAGCATAAACTCAAAAGAATTGGTGGAGTTAGGCTTACCCATGAGTTTCACAACCACAGCACAACGCCATTCATAATCAAGCTTATTATGGACTTTTTCAGAGAATGAGACATTCTGGCCATGTTTACCTTGAGAGTAAGAGCAATCATCGTCAGTAAACTCAAAGTCCTCCAGCATGGTTTGCATGTAGCGATCCACCGGATTTTTGAGTGTGCTGGCATAAGTCGTCTGATGCTGCAGAGAAGGAGGTGTCTGCACAGAGGAATCCAGATCTTCCATTCGAAGAGCCTCCAAATCGGTGCTGATATCGCCTCCATTCTTCATACGCTTACGCTGAAACGACATCGAAACCTTATCTCCGCCGCTTCCCGGTGGAAGGGCAGAGAAAACAAACGCCGGCGAAGCCACCAGAAAGATCAGGTAGTCAAGAGAACGTCGGAGATGTTGAAATCAACGAGGGCCAATCGGAGCAAAAGTTAGGTAACGATAGGAATGGAGAaagcgcgtgaggcgcgttcaaGCGATGGGTTTTTAGCTATCCAATTCTATACTTTTTTCCATTAGTTTCGAAAGATAAAAAGTTAATCAATTGGCCTGTGTTTGTTTTAGTCACTGCTGGACAGGGTTTGTATtgtaaaatattaataaaatcaTGAGGGTATtacctaaataaataaattaataaggACTACATTAATGTTGTTTAGTTAATTTCTTCTTGTATCAACATATATATGGGAGTCTTTTTTAATGAGAATCACTAAAATGAAGAATAGTTCAGAAATTTTTTAAAAGACttacttttcgattacatttgcgcaaatcaaccgttaaatatttagatatttatgtgtaggAGATGGAAGCGGTagcaaagattttgataaaAGTTTGAAAGAAATGTTGTATGAGGTTGAGATTCTGGTTAGTAAATTAGACTTGCATTTTAGCCAAATGCTTCAAGAACAATCACAAAATCATATATAAAACTGATTAACGTCTTTTACACACATGGTATGAAAACAACTGGGTCTGCATATAATTACTCTACCACACGAGTAAATGATGACAAAAATTGAGTATACTATGTAGCATACAGGGGTTTGCATATAAGGGGTTTAACCTAATTCCTTTTACCCCTACTTCTTCTTGTTCCGACTACCTCCCAACCATCTTCCGCTTCAACTACCTGCTtggtctttggctctactgcaTGAGACTCTGGTTTGTCCACAATCATGTTTGATGAATCATCTTTATTCATGCTAGGATCagtatcatcatcatcctcGTCACTGTCTTCTTCATCATTGACAACCTGGCATGAGTAAGGAACAGAATGAAGAGTTTATTGTAATGCAAAAATTTATCATATACTCGATCATTACTCAATTTTGAGCACTCACCTGAACAAGATAAACCCAAAAACCAATGTCCTCAACACAAAACTTTGGCAAACTCATAGAACTGTCAAAACTCTTAATGCACAGGGTTTTAAATAGAACTTACCTGTTTAACATGAGGAGTAGGAACTCTTCGACTATTGGCTTCCCTTAGGCTTTCAATAGACTTGAAATTGCAATCCAAACATTCTTCATGCATAATCATTATTTTTTCAGCTACCTGTGCAAAATCCGAAGCCAATTAAAAGCaagttctaaaaaacgctaggtgctagtcgggcggtgaataggggactagcgcctagtcGCCTAGGCGGGGGACTAGACGGCGCCTAGTCGCCTAGGCGGGGGACTAGACGGCGCCTAGgcagttttgtattttttaaatttttatagaatttaactaaatACTTATTTAATTAACTATTTTTAACTAAATACTTATTTAATTAACTAAATAAAATTATAGCTAGGCGGTAGAATTGAAATAGGCTGTA encodes the following:
- the LOC133726711 gene encoding uncharacterized protein LOC133726711, with protein sequence MFKVLFWNARGAGSENFRSAIADLVNLHSVDILAICEPRVQFIKARDTLKKLGFSDFRVVEAEGFSGGIWLLWNSLKVHVDFIDKNFQSVSVKVSLPGKPSWMLTVIYASPTNSVRADLWPYLDHLIADINLPCMFIGDFNELISIDDKSCGPFTGRFGGFRDWVNRNALIDMGFQGSRFTWSNNRVKERLDRGFCNCSWRSSFAEAFIQHLPKTRSDHCPILMQLYSNNFVNREAIPFRFQAMWFSHANYADFVSSTWNSLTGDFSAKVQALSVALAKWNKEEYETIRDQENLFWRQKSRDKWLQGGDRNTRFFHLTTLVRRRKNKIEGLFDKNGNWFTDSATMKKISVDFFVDLFSLKDVDDIRFIIPWLFPPIDQVTLDNICQPITLLEVKESLFAIGGLKAPGHDGFPAIFYQNHWQTYSGEIFQVVHDAFSSCKIPPGLNHTIISLIPKIDGPQHMANFRPISLCTTIYKVISKIIVARIRPLMQHLISPNQIEMGLH
- the LOC133724745 gene encoding pre-rRNA-processing protein TSR2-like, whose product is MEPERKLTAAAVVAFQEGVGLVLSRWSALQLAVENEWGGRESRLKAEQLVSDIVSWVNFSTEPLYIDDLEEMLIEAMSFLNTVIEDGSIEEVAEKIMIMHEECLDCNFKSIESLREANSRRVPTPHVKQVVNDEEDSDEDDDDTDPSMNKDDSSNMIVDKPESHAVEPKTKQVVEAEDGWEVVGTRRSRGKRN